GACAAAACTATAATTAAATAGCTAGTGTTATTTATTTAAAACTGCAAATACTTGTTATGCATCATCATCAGCCGTATTGTCCTTCTCAGCTTCAACTTTTTCCTGGCCATCCTCTGAATCACTGGTTACAATGAACCTAATATGGTTGAAAATGTTGGACGTAATAAGCAGCATAACATGGAAAACGTAGAGGAATAATTATAGTAAGGTAAAGTAAACAATAACTTACTTGCAACGGTTGGTACGTTCCAAATCTTTAGTTGGTGTAGGCACAGCAATGGACCTCTTTTTTACCTTTTCCTGTGGAGCCTGATGCGTCGCTTTGCTTCGCAGGGGGTGGGGTGGTTACCGAATCATTTAGCTGGTCTGCATTTGCAGGGGGAGGAGTCTCAGGAATGCTCTCTTCTTTGTACACTTTGATTCAATTGAAGCTTTCATACGTACCATGGTTGTAGAATGAGTTTGCCTTCAATAGTAGAACCTGCGTGGTGTTTAGCAGGTTGGTCAGGACGTTCGACAACACTGTCTTACATGTATCCTATGTATATATAGAGGGGTGGGTTAGTTAGTATTTACGAAGCAGACACAATGTAAAAGTGTATCTTAACCTTATCAAGCTCGGCTAAGAGGCATTGAACTGTTGTGTTTGTCAACTGCTCCGCCGTTTCATCAAATAGAACCACTACAGTCTCGACCGTCGCATCCCTCACCTCGAATTCAATCCTAAACCTGTTAAGTTCAAGTGTAAGGAGTAATTTGAAAATTTGGCTGCTGTTAAGCACCGTTGATACTAAGAGGTCTGCATAGTAAATACCGTGTGATGGGCTCAGGGACATTCTTTCCGTAAGAATCGCACCAAAAACCCCGAAACTTTCTGGATGTGCCCTTCTTTGACTTGCAGATGCTACATGTAGTATAGTACCACCCATTCTTCATCCGGATATCGGCAAGTTCGActtgacacttgaaaacatcaaGCTGTAAAGTAAAGTATTAGTAACAGATGTCGCATATTAGGTGTCTGTCTTAGTTGCTAACAGGTAGTGAAAGCAAAATAAAACAAACGAAAAAGGACTTACAACGTTGTTCTTTCCCTTTCGCGTCATCTCCAGTAGGTCCGCGAGGGTACCCTCTTTAGGTAATGGGAAATGCCGAACTGGGGAACAATATTCGTCATCCCCAGGAACCTCCATTGAACTGGCGAAACCATTGAATGTGTATTCTGTTAGCGGCCTAAGATGTGGGTAATAAATATTTTTGTATTATATAAGTGGATGCGGCACCTGATTTTCTCTATAAACCCATGCAGGATGAGGATTTCTGGGTCATCCATGATGAGAGTCGTAGAGGAGCTGGAGAGGGAGACCGTACCTGTAAATATAATTAGGAAACCGGTCATTAATGGTTACATAAACAGAGACACGCGGGAGTTGATTGAATCTATAGGTTACCATAGTGGTTCCTCTTCACAATAACCAACGATAAAATGATGCAGTGCAATGCAGGCGGTGCATGCCTCTTCTCGATGAAATCAGCACCAAGATTGCCCCAAAGAGTGACTGGAATCTTTTGACCCCTATGTACAAAAGCGGTAACCGCAAACATTAGCAATTAAAATATGCCCAAGGGTGTGAAATAACCAGCAATGTGTGTAATTATGTAGCAGACCTTTCATTGTCGAGGTCAAAATCAAGAGCAG
The window above is part of the Rutidosis leptorrhynchoides isolate AG116_Rl617_1_P2 chromosome 1, CSIRO_AGI_Rlap_v1, whole genome shotgun sequence genome. Proteins encoded here:
- the LOC139871946 gene encoding uncharacterized protein; this translates as MYSMLIVLRCFLSSQFGVYHGTQGNVIQLTAKSNIAHHFVTHLKEGSVCLLKHFEVIVNREEYHILKDNKMMIQLQGATYLKKQTIPTAATFIRNLFDCIEIEDLVPNNSRYLVGRVMNVGSPEDKRTGSTALDFDLDNERGQKIPVTLWGNLGADFIEKRHAPPALHCIILSLVIVKRNHYGTVSLSSSSTTLIMDDPEILILHGFIEKISSMEVPGDDEYCSPVRHFPLPKEGTLADLLEMTRKGKNNVLDVFKCQVELADIRMKNGWYYTTCSICKSKKGTSRKFRGFWCDSYGKNVPEPITRFRIEFEVRDATVETVVVLFDETAEQLTNTTVQCLLAELDKVKIHFYIVSASFIVTSDSEDGQEKVEAEKDNTADDDA